The following proteins come from a genomic window of Pseudomonas sp. WJP1:
- the fnr gene encoding fumarate/nitrate reduction transcriptional regulator Fnr — MSEPVKLRAHNQAHCKDCSLAPLCLPLSLNLEDMDALDEIVKRGRPLKKGEFLFRQGDKFDSVYAVRSGALKTFNLSDAGEEQLTGFHLPSELVGLSGMDTEKHPVSAQALETTSVCEIPFERLDELALQLPQLRRQLMRVMSREIRDDQQMMLLLSKKTADERIATFLVNLSARFRARGFSANQFRLSMSRNEIGNYLGLAVETVSRVFTRFQQNELIAAEGKEIRILDPIQLCALAGGSLEG, encoded by the coding sequence ATGTCTGAGCCAGTAAAACTGCGCGCTCACAATCAGGCCCATTGCAAGGATTGCAGTCTGGCCCCGCTGTGTTTGCCACTTTCTCTGAATCTGGAAGATATGGATGCGCTGGACGAAATCGTCAAACGAGGCCGCCCGCTGAAAAAGGGTGAGTTTCTGTTCCGCCAGGGCGACAAGTTCGACTCGGTCTATGCCGTGCGCTCCGGCGCCCTGAAGACCTTCAACCTGAGCGATGCCGGCGAAGAACAGCTCACCGGCTTCCACTTGCCGAGCGAGCTGGTCGGGCTGTCGGGCATGGACACCGAAAAACACCCGGTGTCGGCGCAAGCGCTGGAAACCACCTCGGTGTGTGAAATCCCCTTCGAACGCCTCGACGAACTGGCCCTGCAACTGCCGCAGTTGCGCCGTCAGCTGATGCGCGTGATGAGCCGCGAAATCCGTGACGATCAGCAGATGATGCTGCTGCTGTCGAAAAAGACTGCCGACGAGCGCATCGCCACCTTCCTCGTCAACCTGTCGGCGCGCTTCCGTGCCCGGGGCTTCTCGGCCAATCAGTTCCGCCTGAGCATGTCGCGCAATGAAATCGGCAACTACCTGGGCCTGGCGGTTGAAACCGTGTCGCGGGTGTTCACGCGCTTCCAGCAGAACGAACTGATCGCCGCCGAGGGCAAGGAAATCCGCATCCTCGACCCGATCCAGCTCTGCGCCCTGGCCGGTGGTTCCCTCGAAGGCTGA
- the hemN gene encoding oxygen-independent coproporphyrinogen III oxidase has translation MLDAIRWDTDLIRRYDLAGPRYTSYPTAVQFHSQISPFDLLHALRDSRKAVRPLSLYVHVPFCANICYYCACNKVITKDRGRALPYLQRLEQEIQLIACHLDPAQKVEQLHFGGGTPTFLSHDELRQLMAHLRKHFNLLDDDSGDYGIEIDPREADWSTMGLLRELGFNRVSIGLQDLDPAVQRAVNRLQSLEETRAVIDAARTLQFRSINIDLIYGLPKQTPENFARTVDEVISLQPDRLSVFNYAHLPDRFMPQRRININELPTPAQKLQMLQHTIEQLTAAGYRYIGMDHFALPDDELAIAQEESTLQRNFQGYTTHGHCDLIGLGVSAISHIGDLYCQNSSDLNQYQNTLASAQLATSRGLSCNADDRLRRAVIQQLICNFSLEFAQIEQAFNIDFQGYFGEIWPQLQGMAKDGLIELTSESITVLPAGRLLVRSVCMVFDAYLEQHSRQRFSRVI, from the coding sequence ATGCTCGACGCCATTCGTTGGGACACCGATCTGATCCGCCGTTATGACCTGGCGGGACCACGCTACACCTCCTACCCGACCGCGGTGCAATTCCACAGCCAGATCAGCCCGTTCGACCTGCTGCATGCCCTGCGCGACAGCCGCAAGGCCGTGCGCCCGCTGTCGCTGTATGTGCACGTGCCGTTTTGCGCGAACATTTGCTACTACTGCGCCTGCAACAAGGTGATCACCAAGGATCGCGGCCGGGCGCTGCCCTACCTGCAGCGCCTGGAGCAGGAAATCCAGCTGATCGCCTGCCACCTCGACCCCGCGCAGAAAGTCGAGCAACTGCATTTCGGCGGCGGCACGCCGACCTTTCTCAGCCACGACGAACTGCGTCAACTGATGGCGCACCTGCGCAAGCACTTCAATCTGCTCGATGACGATAGCGGTGACTACGGCATCGAAATCGACCCTCGCGAAGCCGACTGGTCGACCATGGGCCTGCTGCGCGAACTGGGTTTCAATCGGGTCAGCATCGGCCTGCAAGACCTTGATCCGGCCGTGCAGCGCGCGGTCAATCGCCTGCAGAGCCTGGAAGAAACCCGCGCGGTGATCGACGCCGCCCGCACCCTGCAGTTTCGCTCGATCAACATCGACCTGATCTACGGGCTGCCCAAGCAGACCCCGGAAAACTTTGCCCGCACCGTCGACGAAGTCATCAGCCTGCAACCGGACCGCCTCTCGGTGTTCAACTATGCGCACCTGCCGGATCGCTTCATGCCGCAACGGCGGATCAATATCAACGAGCTACCGACCCCGGCGCAAAAACTGCAGATGCTGCAGCACACCATCGAGCAACTGACCGCCGCCGGTTACCGCTACATCGGCATGGACCACTTCGCGCTACCCGACGATGAATTGGCAATCGCTCAGGAGGAATCGACCCTGCAACGCAACTTCCAGGGCTACACCACCCACGGCCATTGCGATTTGATCGGGCTGGGCGTATCGGCGATCAGCCATATCGGTGATTTGTACTGCCAGAACAGCAGCGACCTGAACCAATACCAGAACACCTTGGCTTCTGCGCAATTGGCCACCAGCCGCGGCCTGTCGTGCAACGCCGATGACCGTCTGCGCCGCGCCGTGATCCAGCAGCTGATATGCAATTTCAGCCTGGAGTTCGCCCAGATCGAGCAGGCCTTCAACATCGATTTTCAAGGCTATTTCGGCGAAATTTGGCCACAACTGCAGGGCATGGCCAAGGATGGCCTGATTGAGCTGACCAGCGAAAGCATCACTGTGCTGCCGGCAGGTCGCTTACTGGTGCGCTCGGTGTGCATGGTGTTTGACGCCTACCTTGAGCAACACAGTCGCCAACGGTTTTCCCGAGTGATCTAA
- the recR gene encoding recombination mediator RecR, which translates to MSFSPLIRQLIDALRVLPGVGQKTAQRMALQLLERDRSGGSRLALALNQAMDGVGHCRQCRTLTEDDLCPQCADTRRDDTLLCVVEGPMDVYAVEQTGFRGRYFVLKGHLSPLDGLGPEAIGIPQLMARIEEAGTFTEVILATNPTVEGEATAHYIAQLLSSKGLIASRIAHGVPLGGELELVDGGTLAHSFAGRKPISL; encoded by the coding sequence ATGAGCTTCAGCCCTTTGATTCGCCAACTGATCGACGCCCTGCGAGTTTTGCCAGGTGTGGGTCAGAAAACCGCCCAGCGCATGGCGTTGCAGTTGCTCGAGCGTGATCGCAGTGGCGGCTCGCGCCTGGCACTGGCCCTGAACCAGGCCATGGATGGGGTCGGTCACTGCCGTCAGTGCCGCACGCTGACCGAAGACGACCTCTGCCCGCAATGCGCCGATACCCGCCGCGACGACACCTTGTTGTGCGTGGTGGAAGGGCCGATGGATGTCTATGCCGTGGAGCAGACCGGTTTTCGTGGTCGCTACTTCGTGCTCAAGGGGCATCTTTCGCCGCTCGACGGGCTGGGGCCGGAGGCGATCGGCATTCCGCAATTGATGGCGCGGATCGAGGAGGCGGGCACGTTCACGGAAGTCATCCTCGCCACCAACCCGACCGTGGAAGGCGAAGCCACCGCGCACTACATCGCCCAGTTGCTGAGCAGCAAAGGCCTGATCGCTTCGCGCATCGCCCATGGCGTGCCGCTGGGCGGCGAGCTGGAGTTGGTGGATGGCGGCACGCTGGCGCATTCGTTTGCCGGGCGTAAGCCGATCAGTTTGTAA
- a CDS encoding NADP-dependent oxidoreductase codes for MSDPMTLNQRIVLASRPVGAPTPENFRLERVALPDLAEGQVLLKTLYLSLDPYMRGRMSDAPSYAAPVEIGDVMTGGAVSRVERSRHPKFHEGDLVVGATGWQSHSINDGTSIMALPSGLPNPSMALGVLGMPGMTAYMGLMDIGQPKEGETLVVAAASGAVGSVVGQVAKIKGLRVVGVAGGAEKCRYVTEELGFDACIDHRSPDFVDELAKACPKGIDIYYENVGGKVFDAVVPLLNPKARIPLCGLIASYNATETPSGPDRLPQLQRTLLTKRVRIQGFIVFDDYGDRQPEFISAMAPWVRDGKVKFREDVVDGLEQAPEAFIGLLEGRNFGKLVVRVAPND; via the coding sequence ATGTCCGACCCCATGACCCTCAACCAACGCATCGTCCTGGCCTCGCGCCCGGTTGGCGCGCCGACGCCGGAGAATTTTCGCCTGGAGCGGGTCGCGCTACCCGATCTGGCCGAGGGTCAGGTGCTGCTCAAGACCCTTTACCTGTCGCTGGACCCCTACATGCGCGGGCGCATGAGTGATGCGCCGTCCTATGCCGCGCCGGTGGAAATCGGTGATGTGATGACCGGTGGTGCAGTCAGCCGGGTCGAGCGTTCGCGCCATCCCAAGTTTCATGAAGGTGACCTGGTGGTCGGCGCCACGGGATGGCAGAGCCACAGCATCAACGACGGTACCAGCATCATGGCGCTACCGTCGGGGCTGCCCAACCCCTCCATGGCCCTGGGGGTGCTGGGCATGCCGGGCATGACCGCCTACATGGGCTTGATGGACATCGGCCAGCCAAAAGAAGGCGAGACCCTGGTGGTGGCGGCGGCCTCGGGTGCCGTGGGTTCGGTGGTGGGCCAGGTGGCGAAGATCAAGGGCCTGCGCGTTGTCGGCGTGGCCGGCGGGGCGGAAAAATGTCGTTATGTCACTGAGGAGCTGGGTTTCGATGCCTGCATCGACCACAGGAGCCCGGACTTCGTCGACGAACTGGCGAAAGCGTGCCCCAAGGGCATCGATATCTATTATGAGAACGTCGGCGGCAAGGTGTTCGACGCGGTGGTGCCGTTACTCAACCCCAAGGCGCGGATTCCGCTCTGTGGACTGATCGCTTCCTACAACGCCACCGAAACGCCGAGCGGCCCGGATCGCCTGCCGCAATTGCAGCGCACGCTGTTGACCAAGCGTGTGCGAATCCAGGGCTTTATCGTGTTCGACGACTACGGTGACCGCCAGCCGGAATTCATCAGCGCGATGGCGCCATGGGTGCGTGATGGCAAGGTGAAGTTTCGCGAAGACGTGGTCGATGGCCTGGAACAGGCGCCCGAGGCGTTCATCGGGCTGCTGGAAGGTCGCAACTTTGGCAAACTGGTGGTGCGGGTCGCGCCCAACGACTAA
- a CDS encoding adenine phosphoribosyltransferase: MVFDSFDIKSLIRPVIDFPKPGVIFRDITPLFQSPTALRLVMDSFAHRYVEADFTHIGAMDARGFLIGSVLAYQLNKPLVLFRKQGKLPADVLAEGYATEYGEAFLEVHADSLCEGDSVVMFDDLIATGGTLIAAANLIRRMGARVHEAAAIIDLPELGGSQRLEDMGIPTFCLTQFALSDK, encoded by the coding sequence ATGGTCTTCGACTCCTTCGACATCAAATCCCTCATCCGCCCCGTGATCGACTTTCCGAAGCCCGGCGTGATCTTTCGCGACATCACCCCGCTCTTCCAGTCGCCCACGGCCCTGCGCCTGGTGATGGACAGCTTCGCCCACCGCTATGTCGAGGCGGATTTCACCCACATTGGCGCCATGGATGCCAGGGGTTTCCTGATTGGCTCGGTGCTGGCTTATCAGCTGAACAAGCCGCTGGTGCTGTTTCGCAAGCAAGGCAAGTTGCCGGCCGACGTTCTGGCTGAAGGCTATGCAACCGAGTACGGCGAAGCGTTTCTTGAAGTGCACGCCGACAGCCTGTGCGAAGGCGACTCGGTGGTGATGTTCGATGACCTGATCGCCACCGGCGGCACCCTGATTGCGGCGGCGAACCTGATTCGACGCATGGGCGCGCGGGTGCATGAAGCGGCGGCGATCATTGACTTGCCGGAGCTGGGTGGTTCGCAGCGCCTGGAAGATATGGGAATTCCTACTTTTTGCCTGACGCAGTTTGCCCTGTCTGATAAGTAA
- the ccoS gene encoding cbb3-type cytochrome oxidase assembly protein CcoS, whose amino-acid sequence MPALYVMIPAALLIVAIAVYIFFWAVDSGQYDDLDGPAHSILFDDQDPNHTAAVDEASGHPPKPDDKAPPHA is encoded by the coding sequence ATGCCAGCTCTCTACGTGATGATTCCCGCCGCGCTGTTGATCGTGGCCATCGCTGTCTACATCTTCTTCTGGGCAGTCGACAGCGGTCAGTACGACGACCTCGACGGCCCGGCCCACAGCATCCTGTTCGACGACCAGGACCCGAACCACACCGCGGCGGTCGACGAGGCCAGCGGTCATCCGCCCAAACCCGACGACAAGGCGCCACCCCATGCTTGA
- a CDS encoding acyl-CoA dehydrogenase family protein: protein MPAFEEYFDPSHQMVRDSVRRFVEREILPGIEQWEEAESFPRELYLKAGAAGILGIGYPQSLGGSHEGDVFAKIAASEELMRCGSGGLVAGLGSLDIGLPPILKWASPCVRDRVVPQVLSGEKISALAVTEPGGGSDVANLQTRAVRDGDFYRVNGSKTFITSGVRADYYTVAVRTGEPGFAGISLLLIEKGTPGFTVGRQLKKMGWWASDTAELFFDDCPVPVGNLIGSENMGFACIMGNFQNERLALALMANMTAQLALEESLKWAREREAFGKPIGKFQVIKHRLADMATALEVSREFTYRQAAKMAAGKSVIKEISMAKNFATDTADRITHDAVQILGGLGYMRESLVERLYRDNRILSIGGGTREVMNEIISKQMGL from the coding sequence ATGCCTGCCTTCGAGGAATACTTCGACCCCAGCCACCAAATGGTCCGCGACAGCGTCAGGCGTTTCGTCGAACGCGAGATCCTGCCGGGTATCGAGCAGTGGGAAGAGGCCGAAAGCTTTCCCCGCGAGCTCTATCTGAAGGCCGGTGCGGCGGGCATCCTCGGCATCGGTTACCCCCAAAGCCTGGGCGGCAGCCACGAGGGCGATGTGTTCGCCAAGATCGCCGCCAGCGAAGAATTGATGCGCTGTGGCTCGGGTGGCCTGGTGGCGGGGTTGGGCTCGCTGGACATCGGCCTGCCGCCGATTCTCAAGTGGGCCAGCCCTTGCGTCCGTGATCGGGTGGTGCCTCAGGTGTTGTCCGGCGAGAAAATCAGCGCCCTGGCCGTCACCGAACCCGGCGGCGGTTCCGACGTCGCCAACCTGCAAACCCGCGCCGTGCGTGATGGCGACTTCTACCGGGTCAACGGCAGTAAAACCTTCATCACCAGCGGCGTGCGCGCGGACTATTACACCGTCGCGGTCCGCACCGGCGAGCCGGGTTTCGCTGGCATCAGCCTGTTGTTGATCGAAAAAGGCACCCCGGGTTTCACCGTGGGTCGGCAGTTGAAGAAAATGGGCTGGTGGGCGTCGGACACGGCCGAATTGTTCTTCGATGATTGCCCGGTGCCTGTAGGCAATCTGATCGGCAGCGAGAACATGGGTTTCGCCTGCATCATGGGCAATTTCCAGAACGAACGCCTGGCCCTGGCGTTGATGGCCAACATGACTGCGCAACTTGCCCTGGAGGAAAGCCTCAAGTGGGCGCGCGAGCGTGAAGCCTTTGGTAAACCGATCGGCAAGTTCCAGGTGATCAAGCATCGCTTGGCGGACATGGCCACGGCACTCGAAGTCTCACGGGAATTCACCTACCGGCAGGCGGCGAAAATGGCGGCGGGCAAGAGTGTGATCAAGGAAATTTCCATGGCCAAGAATTTTGCCACGGACACGGCGGACCGGATCACCCACGATGCGGTGCAGATACTGGGTGGCCTGGGTTACATGCGTGAGAGCCTGGTGGAGCGGCTGTACCGGGATAACCGGATTCTGTCGATTGGCGGGGGGACGCGGGAAGTGATGAACGAGATCATCAGCAAGCAGATGGGGCTTTGA
- a CDS encoding YbaB/EbfC family nucleoid-associated protein, translating into MMKGGMAGLMKQAQQMQEKMAKMQEELANAEVTGKAGGDMVTVVMTGRHDVKRVTIDPSLVEGLSEDDKEMLEAVFAAAVNDAVRKIEANSQDKMGSMTAGMQLPPGMKLPF; encoded by the coding sequence ATGATGAAAGGTGGCATGGCCGGCCTGATGAAGCAGGCGCAGCAGATGCAGGAAAAAATGGCCAAGATGCAGGAAGAGCTGGCCAACGCCGAAGTCACCGGTAAAGCCGGTGGCGACATGGTCACCGTGGTGATGACCGGTCGTCACGACGTCAAGCGCGTGACCATCGACCCAAGCCTGGTCGAAGGCCTGAGCGAAGATGACAAGGAAATGCTCGAGGCAGTGTTCGCCGCGGCCGTCAACGACGCCGTGCGCAAGATCGAAGCCAACAGCCAGGACAAAATGGGCAGCATGACCGCTGGCATGCAACTGCCACCGGGCATGAAACTGCCATTCTGA
- a CDS encoding sulfite exporter TauE/SafE family protein — protein MLELAPLLVSAVILGLLGGGHCLGMCGGLMGALTMAIPKDQRSRRFRLLLAYNLGRILSYAAAGLLIGLAGWAVANSPAAMFMRVLAGLLLIAMGLYLAGWWSGLTRIESLGRGLWRHIQPVANRLLPVSSLPRALLLGGLWGWLPCGLVYSTLLWSASQGNALDSALLMLAFGLGTWPVLLATGLAAERVTALLRKRSVRMTGGLLVMLFGIWTLPGPHQHWLMGH, from the coding sequence ATGCTTGAATTGGCGCCGCTGCTGGTGTCGGCGGTCATTCTCGGCCTACTCGGTGGCGGTCATTGCCTGGGCATGTGCGGCGGCTTGATGGGCGCCCTGACCATGGCCATCCCCAAGGATCAACGCAGCCGGCGCTTTCGCCTGCTGCTGGCCTACAACCTGGGGCGCATCCTCAGCTATGCCGCCGCCGGCCTGCTGATCGGCCTGGCCGGCTGGGCGGTGGCCAACAGCCCGGCGGCGATGTTCATGCGCGTGCTCGCCGGCCTGCTGCTGATCGCCATGGGTTTGTACCTGGCCGGCTGGTGGAGCGGGCTGACGCGCATCGAAAGCCTCGGCCGCGGCCTGTGGCGGCATATCCAGCCGGTCGCCAATCGATTGCTGCCGGTGTCGAGCCTACCCCGCGCGCTGTTGTTGGGCGGGCTCTGGGGCTGGTTGCCGTGCGGCCTGGTCTACAGCACCTTGCTGTGGTCGGCCAGCCAGGGCAATGCGCTGGACAGTGCGTTGCTGATGCTGGCGTTCGGGTTGGGCACCTGGCCAGTATTACTCGCCACTGGGTTGGCGGCTGAACGAGTCACGGCGTTGTTGCGTAAACGCAGCGTGCGCATGACGGGCGGGTTGCTGGTGATGTTGTTTGGCATCTGGACTTTACCGGGGCCGCATCAGCATTGGTTGATGGGGCATTAG
- a CDS encoding heavy metal translocating P-type ATPase: protein MTTPTPCYHCALPVPTGSRFTAVVLGESREFCCPGCQAVAEAIVAGGLQSYYQHRSEASANPEALPVQLVDELALYDRADVQQPFVRHEGELAETTLLMEGISCAACGWLIEKHLRTLPAVAEARLNLSNHRLHVRWADGQLPLSRVLAELRHIGYAAHPYQADRASEQLASENRLALRQLGVAGLLWFQAMMATMATWPEFNIDLSPELHAILRWVALFLTTPIVFYSCAPFFKGAMRDLRTRHLTMDVSVSLAIGSAYIAGIWTSITGVGELYFDAVGMFALFLLAGRYLERRARERTAAATAQLVNLLPASCLRLGADGQGERILLRELRVGDQVLVHPGAILPADGKILDGQSSIDESLLTGEYLPQPRMPGDAVTAGTLNVEGPLTVEVLALGHDTRLSAIVRLLDRAQAEKPRLAEIADRAAQWFLLLTLIACACIGLLWWELDPSRAFWIVLAMLVATCPCALSLATPTALTAATGTLHKLGLLLTRGHVLEGLNQIDTVIFDKTGTLTEGRLALRSIRPLGALGSDQCLSLAAALENRSEHPIARAFGRAPLAAEEVHSTPGLGLEGVVGEQRLRIGQPGFVCALSGAAVPSMPDEAGQWLLLGDSQGPLAWLVLDDRLRADAPALLAACKARGWRTLLLSGDSSPMVASVAAELGIDEARGGLRPDDKLQVLQQLHKEGRKVLMLGDGVNDVPVLAAADISVAMGSATDLAKTSADAVLLSNRLDALVQAFNLARRTRRVIIENLLWAALYNGLMLPFAALGWITPVWAAVGMSLSSLTVVLNALRLTRLPSAPAARTTPETRPLPA, encoded by the coding sequence ATGACCACCCCAACCCCCTGCTACCATTGCGCCCTGCCCGTCCCCACCGGCAGCCGCTTCACCGCCGTCGTGCTCGGGGAGTCACGGGAATTCTGCTGCCCGGGATGCCAGGCCGTGGCCGAGGCCATTGTCGCAGGCGGTCTGCAAAGCTATTACCAGCATCGCAGCGAAGCTTCGGCCAACCCCGAAGCGCTGCCAGTGCAATTGGTCGATGAACTGGCGCTGTACGACCGCGCCGACGTGCAGCAACCCTTCGTTCGCCACGAAGGCGAACTGGCCGAAACCACACTGCTGATGGAAGGCATCAGTTGCGCCGCCTGCGGCTGGCTGATCGAGAAACACCTGCGCACCTTGCCCGCCGTTGCCGAGGCGCGCCTGAACCTGTCCAACCATCGCCTGCACGTGCGCTGGGCCGACGGGCAATTGCCGCTGAGCCGGGTGCTCGCCGAGCTGCGCCACATCGGCTACGCCGCCCACCCCTACCAGGCCGACCGCGCCAGCGAACAGCTGGCCAGCGAAAACCGCCTGGCCCTGCGCCAGCTCGGCGTGGCCGGGTTGCTGTGGTTCCAGGCGATGATGGCGACCATGGCCACCTGGCCGGAATTCAATATCGACCTCAGCCCCGAGCTCCACGCCATCCTGCGCTGGGTCGCGCTGTTCCTGACCACACCGATCGTGTTCTACAGCTGTGCACCGTTCTTCAAGGGCGCCATGCGCGATCTGCGCACACGACACCTGACCATGGACGTTTCGGTGTCGCTGGCCATCGGCAGTGCCTACATCGCCGGGATCTGGACCTCGATCACCGGCGTCGGCGAGCTGTATTTCGATGCCGTCGGCATGTTCGCCCTGTTCCTGCTGGCCGGGCGCTACCTGGAACGGCGCGCCCGGGAACGCACCGCCGCCGCGACCGCGCAACTGGTCAACCTGCTCCCCGCTTCCTGCCTGCGCCTGGGCGCCGATGGCCAGGGCGAGCGCATCCTGCTCCGTGAACTGCGGGTTGGCGATCAAGTGCTGGTACATCCGGGAGCGATCCTGCCGGCCGACGGCAAAATCCTCGACGGCCAGTCGAGCATCGACGAATCGCTGCTGACCGGTGAATACCTGCCGCAGCCACGCATGCCGGGCGACGCCGTCACCGCCGGCACCCTGAATGTGGAAGGCCCGTTGACCGTTGAAGTCCTGGCCCTCGGGCATGACACCCGTCTTTCGGCCATCGTGCGCCTGCTCGACCGCGCCCAGGCGGAAAAACCCCGGCTGGCGGAAATCGCCGACCGCGCCGCGCAATGGTTCCTGCTGCTGACACTGATCGCCTGCGCCTGCATTGGACTGTTGTGGTGGGAGCTGGACCCGTCACGCGCCTTTTGGATCGTGCTGGCGATGCTGGTGGCGACCTGCCCGTGCGCCCTGTCCCTGGCCACGCCAACCGCGTTGACTGCCGCCACCGGCACCCTGCACAAACTGGGTTTGTTGTTGACCCGCGGCCATGTGCTGGAAGGCCTGAACCAGATCGACACGGTGATCTTCGACAAGACCGGGACCCTCACCGAAGGCCGCCTGGCGCTGCGCTCGATCCGCCCCCTCGGCGCCCTCGGCAGCGATCAATGCCTGAGTCTCGCCGCCGCGCTGGAGAACCGTTCCGAACACCCGATTGCCCGCGCTTTTGGCCGCGCGCCGCTGGCCGCCGAGGAAGTGCACAGTACGCCGGGGCTTGGCCTTGAAGGAGTGGTTGGCGAACAGCGCCTGCGTATCGGCCAGCCCGGTTTTGTCTGCGCACTCAGCGGCGCCGCGGTACCGTCAATGCCGGACGAAGCCGGCCAATGGCTGCTGCTCGGCGATAGCCAGGGCCCGCTGGCGTGGCTGGTTCTCGACGACCGTTTGCGTGCCGACGCCCCGGCGCTGCTGGCAGCCTGTAAGGCACGCGGCTGGCGCACCCTGTTGCTGTCCGGCGACAGCTCGCCGATGGTCGCCAGTGTCGCGGCCGAACTGGGCATCGATGAGGCCCGTGGCGGCTTGCGTCCGGACGACAAGCTGCAAGTCCTGCAACAACTGCACAAGGAAGGTCGCAAGGTGTTGATGCTCGGTGACGGGGTCAACGATGTACCGGTACTCGCCGCCGCCGACATCAGCGTGGCCATGGGCTCCGCCACAGATCTTGCGAAAACCAGCGCCGACGCCGTGCTCCTGTCCAATCGCCTGGACGCCCTGGTGCAAGCCTTCAACCTGGCGCGACGCACCCGTCGGGTGATCATCGAGAACTTGCTGTGGGCCGCGCTGTACAATGGTCTCATGTTGCCATTCGCCGCCCTCGGCTGGATCACCCCGGTGTGGGCCGCGGTCGGCATGTCGCTCAGTTCGTTGACCGTGGTGCTCAATGCCCTGCGCCTGACTCGCCTGCCGAGCGCGCCGGCTGCACGCACCACGCCAGAAACCCGCCCGCTGCCGGCCTGA
- a CDS encoding FixH family protein, with amino-acid sequence MPAATAASPWYKHLWPWIIIGILACSVTLTLSMVTIAVKNPDNLVNDNYYEAGKGINRSLDRELLAQTLLMRASIHLDDVTGEVDLRLSGNSQPATLELNLISPTQPEKDRKITLTRSDAEQGRYIGQLSDKIEGRRFIELLGSQDDHIWRMFEEELVNHDKELLLGDEPLQGAEDLKK; translated from the coding sequence ATGCCCGCAGCAACTGCCGCAAGTCCCTGGTACAAGCACCTTTGGCCGTGGATCATCATCGGGATCCTGGCCTGCTCGGTGACCTTGACCTTGTCCATGGTGACCATCGCGGTGAAGAACCCGGACAACCTGGTCAACGACAACTACTACGAGGCGGGCAAAGGCATCAACCGTTCCCTGGACCGTGAACTGCTGGCGCAGACCCTGCTGATGCGCGCCAGCATTCATCTGGATGACGTGACCGGTGAAGTCGACCTGCGCCTGAGCGGCAATAGCCAGCCTGCGACGCTTGAACTGAACCTGATCTCGCCGACGCAGCCGGAGAAGGATCGCAAGATCACCCTCACCCGCAGCGACGCTGAACAGGGCCGCTACATCGGCCAGTTGAGCGACAAGATCGAAGGCCGCCGCTTCATCGAATTGCTCGGCAGCCAGGACGACCACATCTGGCGCATGTTCGAGGAAGAACTGGTCAACCACGACAAGGAATTGCTGCTCGGTGATGAACCGTTGCAAGGCGCGGAAGACCTGAAAAAATAA